The Pseudoalteromonas rubra DNA segment ACGTACTTTCAGCAGGGTATCTACCTTGCACTGATACTCTCTTCACTTGGTTTTATTGCCAGTGCCTTCACTCCTTTGGTCTTTGCACGTATCGGGGCAGCGAGTGCTATCACAGACTTAGCACAACAGTACATTGACTTTGTAAAATGGGGACTACCTGCTTTTTTATTGTTTTCAGTTTACCGTAATGTCACAGAAGGCGTAGGTAACACAAAAGCGGCCTTGTACATTAGTTTGCTTGGGTTGGTCGTCAATGTTTTTGCCAACTATGTATTTATCTATGGCAAATTAGGCATGCCCGCGCTGGGCAGCGCGGGGTGTGGATTGGCAACAACCTTAGTATTTTGGGTCATGGCCATCGCTCAGTTGATTTACAGCTTCAACAATAAATATCTCGACGGACATTGGTTGATCACAGCCTTCGCACGCCCGCATGCTGCAACCTTATTTCAAATAGTAAAACTGGGTTTGCCCATTTGCCTCGCAACGTTTTTTGAAGTGACTTTATTTGCCTGTATTCCACTATTTATTGCCGATCTCGGGGCCATCGCTGTATCCGGACACCAAATCGCAGCCAGCATAACGACCATTCTGTTTATGCTCCCTCTTAGCCTTTCTATGGCGATCGCAATACGTATTGGAACCTTGTCAGGAGAAGGCAATTACCCCAAACTGGTTAATTCGGTCTATACCAGCTTTGTCTGTGCAGTGGTAGTGTCAGTGATTGTTGCGACCTTTACCTACGTGATCCGAAATGAGATTGCCTGGGTATATACTCAAAATACCGAAGTGGCGTTACTGGCCTCTGGGATAATCGTGCTGGCATGTATTTATCAACTGCCAGATGCTTTGCAGGTTGCTGCCAATGGTGTATTGCGTGGATTGAAGTACACCAGCCCCATCACCATTGTCACCTTTGTGTCTTACTGGCTGATTGGGTTCAGCCTAGGTTTTGTGCTGGCAAAAACCGACATACTGACATCGGCCATGGGTGCCAGAGGGTTCTGGATAGGCATTATCGTCGGCTTGACTTGCGCCGCTATACTACTTCTATATTTTGTGAGGAAACGGCTTGATACGTTACGCCCCGATCCTGTTTAGCCTGCTACTGGCAGTGGCCTGTACACCCACTGCCAGTGACATCAACCTGGAATATGCCAACAGGCTGGCCAATGTGCTGGACACCCCTCCGCCCAGCATTGACAAACTATCC contains these protein-coding regions:
- a CDS encoding MATE family efflux transporter; this translates as MKFALWEAKRLVRLATPVFFAQITLVLMSVVDTMMAGQVSAEDLAALSIATGTWNPMTFSLQGILLAITSMVAYCDGAKQRDGIKTYFQQGIYLALILSSLGFIASAFTPLVFARIGAASAITDLAQQYIDFVKWGLPAFLLFSVYRNVTEGVGNTKAALYISLLGLVVNVFANYVFIYGKLGMPALGSAGCGLATTLVFWVMAIAQLIYSFNNKYLDGHWLITAFARPHAATLFQIVKLGLPICLATFFEVTLFACIPLFIADLGAIAVSGHQIAASITTILFMLPLSLSMAIAIRIGTLSGEGNYPKLVNSVYTSFVCAVVVSVIVATFTYVIRNEIAWVYTQNTEVALLASGIIVLACIYQLPDALQVAANGVLRGLKYTSPITIVTFVSYWLIGFSLGFVLAKTDILTSAMGARGFWIGIIVGLTCAAILLLYFVRKRLDTLRPDPV